In Homo sapiens chromosome 1 genomic patch of type FIX, GRCh38.p14 PATCHES HG1342_HG2282_PATCH, the following are encoded in one genomic region:
- the HNRNPCL1 gene encoding heterogeneous nuclear ribonucleoprotein C-like 1, whose translation MASNVTNKMDPHSMNSRVFIGNLNTLVVKKSDVEAIFSKYGKIAGCSVHKGFAFVQYDKEKNARAAVAGEDGRMIASQVVDINLAAEPKVNRGNAGVKRSAAEMYGSSFDLDYGFQRDYYDGMYSFPARVPPPPPIALAVVPSKRQRLSGNTSRRGKSGFNSKSGKRGSSKSGKLKGDDLQAIKQELTQIKQKVDSLLENLEKIEKEQSKQEVEVKNAKSEEEQSSSSMKKDETHVKMESEGGAEDSAEEGDPLDDDVNEDQGDDQLELIKDDEKEAEEGEDDRDSTNGQDDS comes from the coding sequence ATGGCCAGCAACGTTACCAACAAGATGGATCCTCACTCCATGAACTCCCGTGTGTTCATTGGGAATCTCAACACTCTTGTTGTCAAGAAATCGGATGTGGAGGCGATCTTTTCCAAGTATGGCAAAATTGCGGGCTGCTCTGTTCATAAGGGCTTTGCCTTCGTTCAATATGATAAGGAGAAAAATGCCCGGGCTGCTGTAGCAGGAGAGGATGGCAGAATGATTGCTAGCCAGGTTGTAGATATTAACCTGGCTGCGGAGCCAAAAGTGAACCGAGGAAACGCAGGTGTGAAACGATCAGCAGCGGAGATGTACGGCTCCTCTTTTGACTTGGACTATGGCTTTCAACGGGATTATTATGATGGAATGTACAGTTTCCCAGCACGtgtacctcctcctcctcccattgCTCTGGCTGTAGTGCCCTCGAAACGTCAACGTCTATCAGGAAACACCTCACGAAGGGGCAAAAGTGGCTTCAATTCTAAGAGTGGAAAGCGGGGATCTTCCAAGTCTGGAAAGTTGAAAGGTGATGACCTTCAGGCCATTAAGCAGGAGTTGACCCAGATAAAACAGAAAGTGGATTCTCTCCTGGAAAACctggaaaaaattgaaaaggaacaGAGCAAACAAGAGGTAGAGGTGAAAAATGCTAAGTCAGAAGAGGAGCAGAGCAGTAGCTCCATGAAGAAAGATGAGACTCATGTGAAGATGGAGTCTGAGGGGGGTGCAGAAGACTCTGCTGAGGAGGGGGACCCACTGGATGATGATGTTAATGAAGATCAGGGGGATGACCAGCTGGAGTTGATCAAGGATGATGaaaaagaggctgaggaaggagaggatgacaGAGACAGCACCAATGGCCAGGATGACTCTTAA